One window of the Eucalyptus grandis isolate ANBG69807.140 chromosome 8, ASM1654582v1, whole genome shotgun sequence genome contains the following:
- the LOC104417505 gene encoding potassium transporter 19, giving the protein MERNDIAEEERPKVIKDDSTDGDDGRAEGDKGLRKIKKSDPFDVETAQFNSHQGHSSNQNLPWGVIIKLAIQSIGVVYGDIGTSPLYVMTGVFPNGIKNEEDILGALSLIFYSMILIYMIKYVFIVLSANDNGDGGTFALYSLICRYAKASLTPNEQAEDKEVSNYRLEVPSRRLRWASAVKSLLENRKAAKYLLLFVTMLGTAMVIGDGILTPCISVLSAIGGIREAASSFGNDQVMWISVVILILLFQVQRFGTQKVGYSFAPILSLWFLCIALIGIYNFAKHDPGVIRAVNPLYIIHYFMRNKKDAWISLGGVILCLTGSEALFADLGHFNILSIQLSSCLVVFPSIILAYFGQAAYLRKHTEDVASTFYSSIPKPMYWPMFVIAVLAAIIASQAMISATYSIVKQSVALGCFPSVKVVHTSKDHEGQIYIPEVNTLLMLACVGVTLGFKTTLQLGNAYGIAVVFVFTITSTFLVIVMIMIWKTNILLVVLYILTIGLAEYVFLSSVLYKFVDGGYVPLVFAVVMVTIMLVWNYGYRKKYEYEFENKVSREALVTIMSNTNIRQVPAVALFYTELVQGISPVFNQYVANVPALHSVLIFVSIKSLPISKVPSEERFIFRQVEPEASGIYRCVVRYGYRDARMEQQFFEKVLIDRLKDFIRNDGSDHGMAMVNEARAQKEIGLVDEAIENGGIKYLMAQSEVIASSGSGCSKRFVINYLYSWLKRNVRQQEEVFGIPHKRLLKVGITYEI; this is encoded by the exons ATGGAGCGCAATGATATAGCTGAAGAAGAGAGGCCGAAGGTCATCAAAGATGACTCGACCGACGGAGATGATGGTCGGGCAGAGGGAGACAAGGGATTGAGGAAAATCAAGAAATCTGATCCATTTGACGTGGAGACTGCTCAGTTCAACTCCCACCAAGGCCATTCATCAAACCAG AATTTGCCATGGGGGGTGATAATCAAGCTTGCAATTCAAAGCATCGGGGTGGTGTACGGCGATATAGGCACGTCCCCTCTTTATGTCATGACAGGAGTTTTTCCTAACGGGATAAAAAACGAAGAAGATATCCTTGGAGCACTATCTCTGATCTTTTACTCAATGATCCTCATTTACATGATCAAGTATGTCTTCATTGTTCTATCGGCGAATGACAATGGTGATG GAGGGACGTTTGCTTTGTACTCTCTAATATGCCGCTATGCCAAGGCAAGCTTGACCCCTAACGAACAAGCCGAAGATAAGGAAGTCTCAAACTACCGCCTTGAGGTGCCAAGCCGCCGCCTCCGGTGGGCGTCCGCTGTGAAGTCCTTGCTTGAGAATAGGAAAGCAGCCAAGTACTTGCTCTTGTTTGTAACTATGTTGGGCACTGCCATGGTCATTGGAGACGGGATCCTCACGCCATGCATATCCG TATTGTCGGCTATTGGGGGCATAAGAGAAGCTGCAAGTTCATTTGGAAATGATCAAGTCATGTGGATATCTGTGGTGATCTTGATCCTTCTGTTTCAAGTCCAAAGGTTTGGGACTCAAAAAGTTGGATACAGCTTTGCCCcgattctctctttatggttCCTCTGTATCGCACTAATTGGCATCTACAATTTCGCGAAACATGACCCGGGAGTGATAAGAGCCGTTAATCCGCTCTACATCATCCATTACTTCATGAGGAACAAAAAGGATGCATGGATTTCTCTTGGAGGGGTCATTCTCTGCCTAACTG GTTCTGAAGCATTGTTTGCTGATCTGGGGCATTTTAATATCCTGTCAATTCAATTGAGTTCATGCCTAGTTGTCTTTCCTTCAATCATCCTCGCCTACTTTGGTCAAGCGGCGTATCTCCGAAAGCACACTGAAGATGTTGCTAGCACTTTCTACAGTTCGATACCGA AACCAATGTATTGGCCAATGTTTGTGATTGCGGTGTTGGCGGCGATAATAGCAAGTCAAGCCATGATATCGGCCACGTATTCCATAGTGAAGCAATCGGTTGCGCTCGGGTGCTTCCCAAGCGTAAAGGTAGTGCACACTTCGAAAGACCACGAGGGTCAGATCTACATACCTGAGGTCAACACCCTCCTCATGTTGGCCTGTGTTGGCGTCACCCTTGGCTTCAAGACGACATTGCAGTTGGGCAACGCTTATG GAATTGCGGTTGTATTTGTTTTCACTATCACGTCCACATTCCTTGTTATTGTGATGATCATGATTTGGAAGACCAACATACTCCTCGTAGTCCTCTACATCCTCACCATCGGGCTCGCGGAGTATGTGTTTCTAAGTTCGGTCCTCTACAAATTTGTGGATGGGGGTTACGTCCCACTAGTCTTCGCTGTCGTGATGGTCACCATCATGTTGGTATGGAATTACGGGTACCGAAAGAAGTACGAGTATGAGTTTGAGAACAAGGTCTCGAGAGAAGCCCTTGTCACGATCATGTCGAACACAAACATACGCCAGGTCCCCGCGGTCGCCCTGTTCTACACCGAGCTCGTCCAAGGCATTTCCCCAGTATTCAACCAATACGTCGCCAATGTACCTGCATTGCACTCGGTCCTTATTTTCGTCTCAATCAAGTCGCTACCCATAAGCAAGGTGCCCTCCGAGGAGCGGTTCATCTTTCGACAGGTGGAGCCTGAGGCGTCGGGCATATATCGTTGCGTTGTGAGATATGGATATCGAGATGCGAGGATGGAGCAGCAATTCTTCGAGAAGGTCTTGATTGACCGATTGAAGGATTTTATCCGGAACGACGGTAGTGACCATGGAATGGCAATGGTCAATGAAGCGAGAGCGCAGAAAGAGATTGGATTGGTGGATGAAGCAATCGAGAATGGAGGGATCAAGTACCTAATGGCTCAGAGTGAGGTCATAGCTTCAAGTGGTTCAGGCTGCTCAAAAAGGTTTGTAATCAATTATCTGTACAGCTGGTTGAAGAGGAACGTGAGGCAGCAAGAGGAAGTGTTCGGCATTCCCCACAAGAGGCTGCTCAAAGTAGGAATCACTTACGAGATCTAG